In Desulfofundulus kuznetsovii DSM 6115, the following are encoded in one genomic region:
- a CDS encoding bile acid:sodium symporter family protein gives MLKYIACWNDWLGRHMFFIVLSALLSGFLLSLPLPRVWNMVAVVLFSYITFIASIEISFRDFFHVLVKPWITFGILLLIHCVIPLIAWGIGLLFYPDDIFTRMGLLIGFSIPIGVTSIIWTSLVNGDVALAVVAVMLDTLIGPFLLPAVISLVTEEAIHINYTQMLVGVLLMVTIPSILGMALNDLYRGKLVKFAQPVGGFTSKVAIFLVVFINANIMAPEITWNASLVKLLIVLLILIICSYIIGCATTYILKERRFETVAAVVYCVGMRNFSFGLILATTYFPAAVAIPVTLAMLYQQPLAALVSSLFSRFDKSRFLPEKSQ, from the coding sequence TTGTTAAAGTACATTGCCTGCTGGAACGACTGGCTAGGAAGACACATGTTTTTTATAGTGTTATCTGCCCTGCTTTCTGGTTTTTTGCTGTCCTTGCCCCTGCCGCGGGTTTGGAATATGGTAGCAGTAGTTTTATTTTCTTATATAACCTTTATCGCCTCCATAGAGATCAGCTTTAGAGATTTCTTTCATGTGTTGGTGAAGCCGTGGATTACTTTCGGGATTCTGCTATTGATTCACTGTGTAATACCCTTGATTGCCTGGGGTATAGGATTGTTGTTTTATCCGGATGACATTTTCACACGCATGGGGCTTCTAATTGGCTTTTCCATTCCTATCGGAGTAACCTCCATTATCTGGACGTCGTTGGTAAACGGGGATGTGGCGCTTGCCGTGGTAGCCGTTATGTTGGATACTTTGATTGGCCCCTTTTTACTACCTGCTGTTATCTCCCTTGTAACTGAAGAAGCAATACATATCAATTACACCCAAATGTTGGTAGGGGTTTTGCTTATGGTTACCATCCCAAGTATACTGGGAATGGCTCTTAACGATCTATACCGCGGCAAGTTGGTTAAGTTTGCTCAACCCGTGGGAGGATTTACTTCTAAAGTTGCCATATTCCTGGTAGTTTTCATTAATGCCAATATCATGGCACCGGAAATCACCTGGAACGCCTCTTTAGTTAAGTTATTAATAGTTCTTTTAATATTAATAATTTGTAGCTACATTATTGGCTGCGCAACTACTTACATTTTAAAAGAACGCCGTTTTGAAACTGTAGCCGCCGTGGTGTATTGCGTAGGTATGCGCAACTTCAGTTTCGGGTTGATCTTGGCAACCACCTACTTCCCCGCTGCCGTAGCCATACCGGTAACCTTGGCTATGCTCTACCAGCAACCCCTGGCAGCCTTGGTATCTTCGTTGTTTAGCAGATTTGACAAAAGCAGATTTTTACCTGAAAAATCTCAATAA
- a CDS encoding PrgI family protein: protein MREYMVPFSTKGEDRLFFSLTARQCLWLAGGLMLGLAAVFIPAAAFRVPFPAALAFTPLGLPFLGAGAYLALRKVRDYDHDVGADVYLFRKLHYRFRSHDYILH from the coding sequence ATGCGTGAGTATATGGTACCTTTCTCGACGAAGGGAGAAGACAGGCTGTTTTTCAGCCTGACCGCCCGGCAGTGCCTGTGGTTAGCCGGGGGGCTGATGCTGGGATTGGCAGCGGTATTTATTCCCGCTGCCGCCTTCCGGGTTCCATTCCCGGCGGCGCTGGCCTTTACTCCCCTGGGGCTGCCGTTCCTGGGTGCGGGAGCTTACCTGGCGCTCAGGAAAGTACGCGACTACGACCACGATGTAGGTGCCGACGTTTATCTTTTCAGGAAACTGCATTACAGGTTCCGGTCACACGACTACATTCTGCATTAG
- a CDS encoding transposase has protein sequence MRKWKKKSSSPDSGISYTVCGEFFPEVYPAFRSGKWSRGDEDPLDTEMRLFCSCMRWAFNRLLEGASRDDVKKRGQEIFGLNSRYADDARLKAKAVIDSQKELLEIEIDETESKLSRARGKLGQAMRKLARAEKKGVAPEEIEKLRLVINGKNARVASLEKKLAELKVHQENGTIPKVVFGGKKLWKDVCKRRTTREKWRAARRNRLYTQGDETKGGNPHFKMSHQNGEFRLAVTISHLSEQTGTDAKGRPIMTRAPKVEGKLWLPEKHRDIVRTWLAMGLPYTVELIRTVDGRYLVHLTFSLSGAPEPDFARGCLSVDTNPDGVGLCNVGPSGQPEPWPEDFSVPYPLNLGKYEGEFQVIPYPNGFIYIRIPDLEYARGFRRTYLIGVLAKVVVDIAKFLGKPIALEDLDFGKDRLDTNRKFNRMASNFPYAKVVEAVCRRAVKEKVPFKLVPPRHTSTIGYWKYMRRFAVPVHCAAALVIGRRAMGCREKVTRELKQLFEQIKQNLAQKATPDKPREGRGMTRRVRACLKRLEKKMQAHNALPSWEQVKFYSLWHDFKLLARVPAVTPFSRCRTNRQAS, from the coding sequence ATGAGGAAATGGAAAAAGAAGTCAAGCAGTCCTGACAGCGGTATAAGTTACACCGTCTGCGGCGAATTTTTCCCGGAGGTATACCCCGCCTTCCGTTCCGGGAAGTGGAGTCGGGGCGACGAAGACCCTCTGGACACCGAGATGCGCCTGTTCTGCTCCTGTATGCGCTGGGCTTTTAATCGTCTCCTGGAAGGTGCTTCCCGGGATGATGTAAAGAAGCGCGGCCAGGAAATCTTCGGCCTCAATTCCCGCTACGCCGACGACGCCCGGTTAAAAGCGAAAGCTGTTATCGATTCCCAGAAGGAACTTCTGGAAATTGAAATTGACGAAACCGAAAGCAAACTCTCCCGGGCCAGGGGAAAGCTGGGACAAGCCATGCGCAAGCTGGCTAGAGCCGAAAAGAAAGGCGTTGCTCCCGAAGAGATAGAGAAACTCCGGCTGGTAATCAACGGCAAAAACGCCCGGGTCGCATCTTTAGAGAAAAAGCTGGCCGAACTCAAGGTCCACCAGGAAAACGGAACCATTCCCAAGGTGGTCTTTGGCGGCAAAAAGCTCTGGAAGGACGTCTGCAAGAGGCGGACGACCCGTGAGAAATGGCGCGCCGCCCGAAGGAACAGGCTTTACACTCAGGGCGACGAAACCAAAGGCGGCAACCCACACTTCAAGATGTCGCACCAAAACGGTGAATTCCGGCTGGCTGTTACTATTTCACACCTATCGGAACAAACAGGTACTGACGCCAAAGGCCGCCCCATCATGACCCGCGCTCCTAAAGTGGAAGGGAAGCTCTGGCTGCCGGAAAAGCACCGGGACATAGTACGTACCTGGCTGGCGATGGGGTTGCCCTACACGGTGGAACTCATCCGTACTGTTGATGGTCGGTATCTGGTTCACCTGACCTTTAGCCTGTCAGGAGCACCGGAACCTGACTTCGCAAGGGGCTGCCTATCCGTGGATACCAACCCGGACGGCGTGGGTCTGTGCAACGTTGGCCCTAGCGGCCAGCCGGAACCGTGGCCGGAGGATTTTTCCGTGCCCTATCCGCTCAACCTGGGCAAGTACGAGGGCGAGTTTCAGGTGATACCGTACCCGAACGGCTTTATATACATCCGCATACCGGACCTGGAATATGCCCGTGGTTTCCGGCGCACTTACTTAATTGGCGTACTGGCCAAGGTAGTGGTGGACATTGCCAAATTTTTAGGCAAACCCATCGCGTTGGAGGACCTGGACTTCGGCAAGGACCGGCTGGACACGAACAGGAAGTTCAACCGAATGGCTTCAAACTTCCCTTACGCGAAGGTGGTGGAAGCCGTCTGCCGGAGGGCGGTCAAAGAAAAGGTACCCTTTAAGCTCGTACCGCCCCGGCACACTTCCACAATCGGCTACTGGAAGTACATGCGCCGCTTTGCCGTCCCGGTTCACTGTGCGGCTGCTCTGGTCATCGGCCGCCGGGCGATGGGTTGCCGGGAAAAAGTAACCAGAGAGCTAAAGCAGCTTTTCGAGCAAATCAAGCAGAACCTGGCTCAAAAGGCCACTCCCGATAAGCCGAGGGAAGGAAGAGGGATGACCCGCCGGGTCCGGGCCTGCTTGAAGCGGCTGGAGAAGAAAATGCAGGCTCACAACGCGCTCCCATCATGGGAGCAGGTCAAGTTTTATTCTCTCTGGCACGACTTCAAGCTCCTTGCCCGTGTCCCTGCGGTGACCCCGTTTAGCCGGTGTCGGACAAACCGGCAGGCGTCCTAA
- a CDS encoding recombinase family protein — translation MEEVVEGEYKKLIVEYPDRLARFGYEYIERHLRYCGVEIIAIAEKEPEDAHSELVRDLFAIVTAFSARLYGARGGRKVRQGFRELIAGVKSDEEMEKEVKQS, via the coding sequence ATGGAGGAGGTGGTGGAGGGTGAGTACAAAAAACTCATCGTCGAATATCCCGACCGGCTGGCCCGGTTTGGTTATGAGTATATCGAGCGGCATTTAAGGTACTGCGGCGTAGAAATAATCGCCATAGCTGAAAAAGAGCCGGAGGATGCCCATTCCGAACTGGTGCGGGACCTTTTTGCCATAGTCACGGCCTTTTCGGCCCGGTTATACGGCGCCAGGGGTGGCAGGAAGGTCAGGCAGGGGTTTCGGGAGCTGATAGCGGGAGTGAAATCAGATGAGGAAATGGAAAAAGAAGTCAAGCAGTCCTGA